Proteins encoded by one window of Mercenaria mercenaria strain notata chromosome 4, MADL_Memer_1, whole genome shotgun sequence:
- the LOC123551970 gene encoding leukotriene-B4 omega-hydroxylase 3-like isoform X2 — protein sequence MSSQCAVWCKGRYIQFLKETEPKAKGLGGPYRFLRPWLGEGLLIANGEKWARNRRLLTPAFHFEILKPYIKVFNQSADTLVKKLTTKVEAGERFEVFQNVCLCTLEIILKCAFSYTKDVQNAGETNPYVKAVNRLTDAVIYRFMHPITFFDTVWNICPVGRQSRKDCEFVHSVAEEIIDKRKDTLEQTRKPTSSRYIDFLDILLTARDEEGRGLSRLEIRNEVDTFLFEGHDTTASAISWILYSLAENPECQRKCQAEIDEVLDGRETDDLEWSDLNQLEYLTMCIKEGMRLHAPVTGVSREIEQDFDLGGRVAPKGTLFFINIWVLNHMENVWGPDHMEFKPERFSKENINQIDHFQYVPFSAGPRNCIGQNFAMNEEKVVLSKLLRNLTFRLDPDHEVVKNISGVMRTKDGMFMFAEKRKC from the exons ATG TCAAGTCAATGTGCTGTTTGGTGTAAAGGTCGTTATATTCAGTTCTTAAAAGAAACAG AACCCAAAGCAAAAGGACTTGGAGGTCCTTATCGGTTCTTACGACCGTGGCTAGGTGAAGGATTGCTTATTGCCAATGGAGAGAAATGGGCGCGAAACAGACGTCTGCTAACTCCCGCCTTCCACTTCGAGATTTTAAAGCCTTACATCAAAGTTTTTAACCAGTCGGCTGATACACTCGTG AAAAAACTTACAACAAAAGTTGAAGCTGGCGAAAGATTTGAAGTTTTCCAGAATGTATGTTTATGCACGTTGGAGATCATACTGAAATGTGCATTCTCGTACACTAAGGATGTGCAGAACGCTGG AGAAACAAATCCATATGTTAAAGCAGTGAACAGATTAACAGACGCCGTAATATACAGATTTAT GCACCCGATAACGTTTTTCGATACCGTTTGGAATATATGTCCAGTGGGGCGACAATCCAGGAAAGACTGTGAATTTGTGCACTCCGTGGCGGAAGAAATTATCGACAAACGGAAAGATACGCtg GAACAGACCAGAAAACCTACGAGTAGTCGGTACATTGACTTTCTAGACATTCTTCTAACCGCGAGGGATGAGGAGGGCCGGGGACTCTCAAGACTGGAAATCCGAAACGAAGTTGACACGTTTTTGTTTGAAG GTCATGACACAACAGCTAGTGCCATATCATGGATCCTGTATTCATTAGCGGAAAATCCCGAATGTCAGCGGAAATGTCAGGCGGAGATTGACGAAGTACTCGATGGTAGGGAAACCGATGATTTAGAATG GTCAGATTTAAATCAATTGGAGTACCTCACAATGTGTATCAAAGAAGGTATGCGATTACACGCTCCTGTGACAGGTGTGAGCCGGGAAATAGAACAAGATTTTGATCTTGGCGGCAGAGTCGCCCCCAAAGGAACACTTTTCTTTATTAATATTTGGGTATTAAATCATATGGAGAATGTATGGGGTCCAGATCACATGGAATTCAAACCAGAACGATTCTCaaaagaaaatatcaaccagattgACCATTTCCAGTATGTGCCGTTTTCAGCAGGACCAAG GAACTGTATTGGACAGAACTTTGCAATGAATGAAGAAAAGGTTGTACTTTCAAAGTTATTGAGAAA TTTGACATTTAGACTGGATCCAGACCATGAAGTAGTAAAAAACATTTCGGGCGTCATGAGAACAAAAGACGGAATGTTCATGTTTGCTGAGAAACGGAAATGCTGA